The DNA segment AAAACGTATTTAAAACTTTTGAACATTAGTAGATTTGTAAGTGTTtcacaataattaaaaattgtaaATACTTGACATAGTAAAAATTGATTTAGATATAATAGCTATTTGGTTctaaggggaaaaaaaaagtttgtgATATAGGAAAAACAACAAATTTGTTAATGTAAATTAGCCtaaattgaattttaatcaattaagataaaaacAAAGATATCAAATTGAGTTAGATCCGACAGTTCATATAAAATAAGTGGATTAAATTGAGATTTTCCAATCAGCCAAAATAGCAGACCACCCTGACCGACCTAAAAGTGGGTGACGGGTTCGTTCGTCTCAATCTGACAAATTATACTTATAATTGGTCAAGTCGGCCCATTTTGCTAGTTCGTTTTGATATGTCTAGTAAAAAATAAATCTCAGtgcaatattattttttcaccGGATACTATCATTCCACATTGCCTGAAAATAggactaaaaatataaattatacaaTATCTTGCATAGAAtccatcaaaatttttattcttCGAAACTAACTAAAACAATATTCAATCGATTCGAAAAGGGGCATATATATGAAGCACTAAAAATCTTTCTTTACCATCAAAGCTAAGTTTAAACAGCTTTGGTCGATTTAATGATAAAATCTTAAAAGAATCGAAGTGTTCGTGCAAACTATTATTAGTTTATTGAATTATTACTAATCTAATGTCTAATGGAAGAAACAAGATAGGACAAAAGCAAAGTTTTGCTTGGCTCTGAAATTTTTGGAACGTTATTTCANTATGTAAAATTTGCTTAGACTTAAAGGAAATGACACCATGTATTCTTGTTTGACCCGTATTTTTAGGCAAGTAATCCGCCCCATTGTTTACCCCCAAGTGATATTTTACTctttgtttattaattaatgttaTTTATGTATATTCTAATTTAATTCTTGAATTCAAGAATTTCATGGTCTTGGAAGTCCACAagtcacatatatatatttgtctAGTTTTTAAGTTTTCTTAAAACTAATGATGatatatttcataatttaaaagatttcgAGATTTCAGAATAACATATAGTAGCGATATTTAAATATACATGATCGTATATCAATTGATATATGTGCAAATTTTGTGCTACATCACGAGAATTACTATATATTTACATGTAAATTGTATATCGTCGTCGGATGTATGTGCCCTTAGTGTAGTTTGTGTAGGACTTGTATCTAGTTTTCTATAAAACATTTGACGGTGTAATTATGTATAATAGTATATATCAATTAATcaaaaataaattcttgattttaattagATAGTGATTAGTACATACCACGacttcattttttaataatggCAAATGGCATAGGTTTTGAATATTCTAGTAAGAtgagtttttttatttgtatttgtcTTTTTGGTAATTGTAAGATAGGTGTCACGATCTCAcgtatttataaattatttcgGAATTCATGATAATTGctatatatgattattattatataaattcatatatttgcCCTTTTTCACGTCATATTGTCATGTTCTAAAGGACTATAAAGAGTCAGCATCCAAATTTactgtaaaaaataaatttacaaatgcTATTGAATATAGTAATACTTTAGCATAAAGAACCCTTGACGATTGGTTATACACatcttaattatatatattcactcaattaaattaaattgggtcttatatttattttaatttaattatttgttggaGCCCATAATTAAAGCTACCAAGCCCCCGCTTAATTCCAAACCCAGAAAGCCATTAGAATATGCCTATAAATAGTGCAAGCTTGCTCGTTATATGTGGTAACTTTTCATTTACCCATTAAAGTTTTCTTGTCTATGCAATTTTTGTCGCTGACTTGAGTTTCAGAGTATTTGCGTTAGGTATTTCCTAATGCTTCTAACACTTTATTTGTGACGCGGATGACAATCTACTTCATTTCTTCTCCAGGTTCGCAGGAGCGACAACTATGCTATCGTTAGCATGAATCTTCCAAATTTGgatattgattttatttggCTATGTCCTTGGATAATTTAGATCACTTCACTAATTTCAAAAGAGAGAATTCGAAATTGGGTAAATTCATAAATTACCTTGCAAGTCAAGAATGACAAAATTACAACACTCTAAACCTCACAAAACCACATATTGTCGAGTTGTCAAATGAATTATCTAAGTATGCCTGCAAATGCGCCCTCCGACGCCATATCAATTTGATAGATAGCTAATTAAGTCCcaaaaaaaattcgaatttaCGTCACTACCTTGGTCAACATGTCTTCCAGGTAGAATGCACCCGAACTCAGCTTACGAATCACCTTGAACGACCCCTCCTATTTAGGATCCAGCTTCTCCACCTCTCCTGCATACTGCACTTTCTTTAACACACAATGACATTGATCATAACCTACCATTCTCATAGGGAAGAAACTagtaaaaaacaattttatattatttgggcTATGTGTTCGAATGACTTTGGTGATTGTTTGGGCTAATCTtgttaaactatttaaaattttatattttataaaatgtttaaGACACATGTAAAACATCTGGGACTTTTTTtgtcttatatttttaaataatcttaTATTATTTAGAAACAAGTCACTGACATCGAAAATGTCCTTTTAAAAAGttgaatctttattttttttcaaattatattaaCTTTACATTAagaaaaacttattttatataaatatttagtataaaaaaatatactcaATATACTCGTACTCCATATATTAATTAGCAAGAAAGTTAGGGCCAAAGGTGTTCCGTCAATTGAAATCGGGATCATCACTTAAAAATCAAAAGAGAAACTATTGTTTTcctatttttatattatatttcatttagtcaTTTGATGCTtactataattaattatttcggTTTTCTACTAGTGgttaggggtgttcaaacttcggataaaaccgaaaaaatcgaaaatccaaaccgaaaaaaacgaacactgaatcgaaccgaaaactgaattttataattcatatataaatgttaaaatcgaaatttatttggttcgatttcggattatatatgttaaaaccgaaccgaccgaaaaaactgaaatttcattaaattaataattttatttttattatatattttttgagatgatattagtgaataatgaattattttgaataatatttagttgattgttgtttatgtaattcatttagactttatatttaaatgttttactaaaaaatcatgtaaaaagataacatattatattttacaatatatttatcttattaatttaaataattgtatcaaaaccaaaataaccgaccgaaataaccgaaccatttcggtagaaaaccgaaccgaagaaaaatggttcgtatatcagattatatatttgtaaaaccgaaaatcgaaataaaaaactgaaaaccgaaccgaaccgatcgATGAACACCCCTGCTAGtggttttaaatataatttcaaaatttttttattggtttGAGCAAAATACGACTTATTTAACTATTTGAAAAAagcaattcataaaaaaaatctttatgtGAGATTCTGTATATTCTATATTTTATTATGAATCGTTAATGTTTCGTCATTGAGATTCATGTCAGTTTCGGATTATTTTTTAGGTctagatattatttttttctctttctcaaaaaattgagatgattgaagttttttttttttatttggaatcgTGTTAGGTGTAATTCTTATTACGCTGGATTATTCGTCACAGTTTCTATATTGAAACCGAAATCGATGACTTAAAGAACGATTCCAGTTCTTAAAAATCAGAAACTCAAATTTGAATCAAGTGAAATCTAAATCATTTTCGTATGTAATTGTAGTCGAAATTGTAAATCGTAATTTACTTcttaatgaaattaaattaaatattcgtAATTTTGTTTACTTgttaatgaaattaaattaaatattcgtAATTTACGATCGAATATTGGACCCATTTGagaatgacaaaaacttgtgtgagacggtctcacgggtcatatttgtgacacagatctcttatttgggtcatccatgaaaaaatattactttatatgttaaaagtattactttttattgtgaacatgAGTAGAGTTGGTCCGTCTCACAcgttaagatccgtgagactagACAACTCTTTGGGAGTGGCCGGGGCGCTGAAAGCGGATGAGATTTCTTCCCCTTATCTTCTTCCACATTATCCAACCCTTTCGCTGCTCCCTTAAAGCTTCGCCATGAAAATATAGTTAATCAGCTGACTGGAAGTAGTTTCCAAGATTTACGTAGATTTGATACTTGGGATTCGAGGAATTTTCAATTTCCAGCTAGgaaattgagttgagagaaatgGCTTGTGTTTACGGCTGCTCAGTTTCTTCAATCTCTGCTAAATTCAACTTCAACCCGCTTTCAAATAAAAAACCCAGATTCATTTGCTCCGTAGCAGGTTATATTATCTTCCTTTTTCGAATTTTCTATCCGTTTATTGATGATGACGATGTTCTGTTTGTTTTGTACATTTAATTCGTGGATTACTTTTGTCCTGATAAATTACGAGGAATACCGAGTTTTACTTTGAATTTACTGATTCTATGCTTCTTTAGGGACAAATTAAACTTAATTGGATATGAATGAAATCAAGGTTGACAAAGGTCTGATAAAATCACTGGGAGCAAATAAGGACTTGACAATCCTCCACACTTAGTTAGTTTTTGAATTTGAGTTAGGTCTAAGTCTCAATTTTAACATGGTATCATAGCTTCGTACACTTCATGCTTTAGATGATCATTTTTGGGATTGAGGTCTCAATCTTAACAACAAATTCTTGGATGTCTATTTGTTTCCGGAATGTTAAGTATTGATTCTGTAGCGGATACTTGCACTTTAGATTAACAATCTTTACTGACTTTTGTCATCGTAATTCTCTAGCCACTTGTTTGACATTGTTTTTCCTCTGGTAGGAGGGTGGATTATCCGATAGATTTTTATATGTGTTGTTTCGTTTATCGATTAATCATGTATCTCATCATGGTTGCAAATGATGGATGAGTATAATATTTCTGAGTTTTTTTGTTGATGAAACCTGACTTTAGTCAATTTGTGTCTAATCTTGCAGGGGCTGTTGCCGAACCAAAAGCAATCAATGCCACAGAACCTTTGTTACTTGATGCTGTACGTGGGAAAGAAGTAGAGAGACCTCCGGTTTGGCTTATGAGACAAGCGGGGAGGTACATGAAGGTAGGCTTTGTATGACTGATTAAACTCGTGCTTTTTATGCTACATATCTTTATCTTACTAGGCTAGCTATTGTGTTTGCTCTTCGATGGCATTTCATTTGAATAATATTGTATAAACTGAAAGTATATGAACATATAAATAAGGAAAGCATTAACTTCGTTGAAGAGTGAACTGATAGAAATGCATTCCAACCGCAGAGACTGCCCTATGTCTGCTCACTGCCTATGCTATTCATATATAATAGTGCATCCAAATTGAAAACTTGGAAGAGAAATGTTCGCATATTTTGTTGTTTGCATTTTCCAATGAGAGTAAGAATGTCAAGCAACTTGAAAAAAACTGTTTTTACACTTAGATATTTCAGTGTGTTCCCAATTTGGAAGTAATGtttctttcaaaatattatttggaCATGAAGAAATGGATTTTCTGAATTGTAGaggttttcttttttaatttatttaagattttttatgCTTTTAAATTCATAGTTGCCACCCtaacacaaagaaaacaatcttTTCAAATAAATGAGCCTAATCTATTTATAGTTTTCTACTGTACTCTTATTCTGGCacataacctttttattgtGCTCAAGTTGTAAAGATGTGCTAAGAAATTCATTTCCATTATGCTATCGAACTCTTCATTGTGCTCAAAATTATGACCTCAAAGCAGaggatttaaataataaattcattcaTTACAAGCACAATTGCACAACCTAGATTTTTATACAATTACAAGATCTTCTCGTTTCATGTGTAAACTCAAATGGTTTTAAATGATTATTGGaaattttgatccttgaaaCTTCCTTGGTATCCTAACCGATGTATCAGTAATGACTAACGTTTTGAAGGTAATATAATTATTCAAGATTAGGTAATTGCCTCCACATAAAGAGTTGACTTTCCACAATAATATGGTTGTGGAACTGATAATGAAACATCTTTATGTGATCATGTGTGAGCCAACCTTAAACAGTTCTTATTTCTTAATTATGTGGATCTAAGGAGATACTTGCTAGTATGGCTTCACGATCTAGTCACAGTCTTCTATTTTTATACTGAACCTGGAGTTCTTTACCTTTCCTTTTGGTAGAGTTACCAAACCCTCTGTGAGAAGTATCCATCCTTCCGTGAGAGATCAGAAAATGTGGATCTTGTGGTGGAAATTTCCCTTCAGCCATGGAAAGTTTTCAGACCAGATGGGGTAAGATGTTTTTGTTGAAGACATTACTTTTACAATAAGCAATTTATTGATGGGATCTTCATTAACTGACCCACCCATTCCTTCTCACTGTTTTGTGTAAAAGTTCCATATATTAAGTGTCGGTATTAGATTGAGATAATCTTTAGTTCCATATGACAATGACCAATTTTTTTCATAGACTGAGAACCCAATTCCAAGTTTCTGTGCTCCGACTCATACTTAACGGATTATTTGCTATATTTCAGGTCATTTTATTTTCCGACATTCTTACTCCTTTGTCTGGTATGAACATACCATTTGATATCGTAAAAGGTAAGGGTCCTATCATATTTGATCCAATTAGATCCGCTGCTGATGTTGAGAAAGTGAGAGAATTCAATCCTGAAGAGTCAGTTCCATATGTTGGGGAAGCTTTAACTATCCTGCGAGAGGAGGTCTCACTACTCTGTTCATTTCCGTATATTATTATCATTGTTCGATGAAATTatcatttattataatttattataacattacACAGCATTCTACCTTAtcatttattataacattacACAGCCTTCTACCTTAtcatttattataacattacACAGCATTCTATTTGATGAACGATTGAATGATATGACTTAGTTCACAATGGAACAAAAGGAATAGAGTGAACGTCATAATTTACTTAAATGTTTCTGTCCTTTCGCTTTATGCCTTAAAAAATGTTGACCAAGAAATTCTCATTCTTTCCAGGTAAATAATGAAGCTGCGGTTCTTGGTTTTGTCGGCGCTCCTTTCACCTTGGCTTCTTATGTAGTTGAAGGAGGTTCTTCGAAGCACTTCTCAAAAATAAAGAGATTGGCTTTCTCAGAACCCAAGGTGTAGATGTTTGCTGATAGTATACCAATCTTCAACATGGTATCTGACTTATCTGAAAGAGGGATTTTGTTAGATCTAAATCTCCTAAAACAATTTATCCTGCAAATATTGACTAGTAGAAAAAGAAGACATATTTGCttaatatgaaatattgaaTATAATCTGATAAATATCTCAACCAAGGATAGAATCTTTTTACAAGAAGAATGCACTCACTCTAGTAGAATAAAACACAATAAACATGAATGAATACCCATCTCCTTCTGTCCCGGCTAATTTATATTATTGCCTCCTAATCCCTTTCTCTTCTCCAAGTTGTTGGTTCTAGAATTCTCTTGACTCGATTTATCCAGGCCCGTGATAATAACCCCATCATTACTTATCCAGCCCAATTTTCTGAAGTACCTAAcagattttaattttcttttaaaacactGGACGATTTTCACTAGTTTTCCAACTGTGTTAGAGGGTATTCCTCTTTCTGAAGGGTGTTCTCTAGCACACAACAGATTTTGATCTAATACTCATAAACCAGAGTCTAAGAAAATGGTGATGATGAATGGCTATTGGATTTTAGGCAATTCATTTTCTTCTACTTGTTGAGGAACACTGTTTTTTGCTACAATTCCACCTGTTCTGATTAATAAGGTGGGGTGATTCTCGAACTTAATAGGCAGTATCTTGAATTTGAGTTATCTTCTTGTGTTTATGACCTATTGATGCTCTTGTTGGGAATTGTGCAATGGAAAGGACTACCTAATAAGGATTATGATCTAGTTAGTCAAATTATAATGTGGCCTGTGTTCACATCATAGTTTAGATTAAGGTATGAATAGATGAGTGAAAATCCTCTAGATTGGGAGGTCGTCGGCTTCTCAAATCTCTATGGTGGACAATATTACAATCATGCATTGGCTCTGTGATGAATGATTAATTTGTTGATAAATTTTACAAGCTCTTCTACCTTAAATGCTTGTCTTTTGGTCTTGGGTTTTCATCTTGAGCTTATGGGTACAAGGTCATCTATTTCTCGGTGCTTTCCAACCAAGGAATATGTGTACCGAGTATTGATCAATTACTCATTTAACTTATGCTTTGAATATAGGTCCTTCATGCACTACTTCAAAAATTTGCAACCTCCATGGCGAAATATATTCAGTACCAAGCAGACAAGGGAGCTCAAGCCGTTCAGATATTCGATTCTTGGGCCACAGAACTTAGCCCCGTAGATTTCGAAGAGTTCAGTCTACCTTACCTGAAACAAATAGTAGACACTGTGAAACTCACCCATCCCGAATTCCCACTAATTCTTTATGCCAGTGGATCAGGTGGCCTAATTGAGAGACTACCACTAACCGGTGTAGATGTTGTTAGCTTGGATTGGACAGTGGACATGGCTGAGGGAAGGCGTCGACTTGGCTCCAACGTGGCAGTTCAGGGTAATGTGGATCCTGGTGTTCTTTTTGGCTCAAAAGAATTCATCACTGACCGTATACATGATACTGTGAAAAAAGCTGGTAGAGGGAAACATATACTGAATCTTGGACATGGCATCGTAGTAGGTACACCTGAGGAAAATGTTGCTCATTTCTTCGAAGTTGCTAAAGGTCTTAGGTACTAGACATAGGTACAAGGATCGAGGATGGGTTGTATTCGGACCGGCTTTTTTGTAGGATTATTTGATTCGTTTTTCTGCATTTTTGCTATTTTAATGCAGCTTGAATATGGGAAAAGTTTACCGGAAGATTATGGCTATTGCTATTTTGATTGTGAACccatgtattttattttgtgtaacATTTCGCTATGAAATTAGTTGTTTTTTCTAAATATTTCCAGGTCCAGGTTTGGCCAACATTGTTCCCTTGACATGCAATCTGTGCATATGTATGAAAAGTTTTAGTgctaaatatattttctttattttgttgaataattttttgttacttttaaatttatgggtttttactatatttttttatgccaGTAGTTATAGGATCATGTAAAAATTTAATAGTTTTGATgaagataaaaatataaattagtaatttaaaattttttgaaaacttttgAGATGTGATAGTCATATTTGTTGAGAGTATGTGAAGTGGCCGATGATGCCTCGATGAAGCGCTTCGGTTATCGTGAAGAGCCtacttcttttattttatttataatttggaGGTCCGTTATTAatctttaataataaaaattttaaatttaaaaaatagtaaaataaaatccaaaaattattaatacatcagaaaaaaatatttaatttttaatcatgtgcatttttgtttttttaattatgcacattttttaattatatg comes from the Primulina huaijiensis isolate GDHJ02 chromosome 8, ASM1229523v2, whole genome shotgun sequence genome and includes:
- the LOC140982689 gene encoding uroporphyrinogen decarboxylase, chloroplastic codes for the protein MACVYGCSVSSISAKFNFNPLSNKKPRFICSVAGAVAEPKAINATEPLLLDAVRGKEVERPPVWLMRQAGRYMKSYQTLCEKYPSFRERSENVDLVVEISLQPWKVFRPDGVILFSDILTPLSGMNIPFDIVKGKGPIIFDPIRSAADVEKVREFNPEESVPYVGEALTILREEVNNEAAVLGFVGAPFTLASYVVEGGSSKHFSKIKRLAFSEPKVLHALLQKFATSMAKYIQYQADKGAQAVQIFDSWATELSPVDFEEFSLPYLKQIVDTVKLTHPEFPLILYASGSGGLIERLPLTGVDVVSLDWTVDMAEGRRRLGSNVAVQGNVDPGVLFGSKEFITDRIHDTVKKAGRGKHILNLGHGIVVGTPEENVAHFFEVAKGLRY